A region of the Gambusia affinis linkage group LG11, SWU_Gaff_1.0, whole genome shotgun sequence genome:
atccccatgttCCCTGGAAGGCTCAGTAGAAAGTCAATCAGAAATATAAATGGACTAAAAAATGAGTCACAACAaagtttctttaatttaatcCTTCCGGATGGAATGTAGCGAATTTGTCAAATTTGCAGTTTCGTAATTCCGCCACATTTTGTGCTACCTGAACAACTCCAACGGTTTATGAGGGGAGACGTTGCTCTTTCCAGCCAATGttgggttattacggtaatttcaccccCACCGCAGCAcagagtgaaattaatctgagggcGCTCGTTTAATAGAcagtaaattgtgaaaataacttGTTAGATACTGAAAGTTCCAGATGTTGCGGATAAATAGGCAACATATATTTAGTCACAGGACACTTAAAGaactacaattaaaataagaaaaaatatccaGTCGGACATTTGAAATTTAGGTCAAAAAGGgttaaaagaaatgttcttGAATTAATTTCTTAGCATTCAGTACATCAATTATGTTCCCCTTTGGTGGTTCAGGGTGTTGGTTGTTGTCAAATTACAGATGTTCTTGGGTGGGCAGGACTTTAGCTCCTATCCTCACCGTACGGGATCCTCTGACTCTTCCTTGTCGTACTGATCCCGAAGTGTCCTGGCCAGGAAGAACAACACTCCGGACGCCACAAACAGGAAACCAGCAACAGAGGCTATGGCTATGCCAACCACCAGAGGCTCAGACACATACTCCTCACAGTGTTCACCTCTGTACCACCAGTTCTCTCCAACACGACACCTGGAGATGGAAAAAGTCAGTCtgaaatttatttgtaaaactctggactgaataaaaaaactcaacttcagTGTTATTGAGCAgcagaatttaaatgttttggcaaAGAAATTACGTGAAAGCTGTTCCTGTTTTTTGTCACAACAAATATGATAGATTCAATTTAATTCTGCATGTGTCATAAAAATCACTGATTCCTTGTTATGGAAGAAAATCTCTTATTTGTTTTCCGTCTCCATGGAGGAATGCAACACTTTTAGCTGGAAGTTAATGAGAATCCAGCGGCACGTGGCACTGCCTTCATGTGTTATAATGCTGTAGTGGGTGTGAAACAGAGGTTAGCAGTCATCTTGGCTTGTCTTCCCCAAGTCTGCTCACAATTACTagagtgttaaaaaaaaccttgcaTATCAAAGTCTGAGCAGGGCTAACAAAAAGTTCCTGTCACTTATTTCCAATGCCGGCTTTTCATGCATAAACCTCttgcacatgcaaacacaagtTCTGATAAAAGAAGACACATTGCAGACATCAAAGTAGGCCTGTGGGAAACCTTGAAGGGCAAATATCATATTGAAGAGTAAGATATtctaaaaatcttaaatgtatgaaacataaacaaaacacaaactgtttatttattgtgtttcttcttGATAGATGAGCTTGTGTTGAGCAATTGACAACAAACTGCCTCTCACGTGTGCAAGTGAATTGGTAAAATGCTCGCTGATCACGACCAAAACATGTAACCTGCATACATATTAAAAATGAGAACTGCTGGCATTCGTATTGCCCAGTGGTGCTCATtaacacaaatttatttttacattattttaatcacttttctgaaatgaaataagTCATTTGAATCATGCCCTCCAAACAAGATGCACAACCTGCTCTGTTTGGAAATCACagactgtttttgtgttgtaggaaaatgtgtcaaattgaTCTTTGGCTGCTAAATGGTGGCAGAAACAAGTTACATAGTGTGCTCTTTCGAAACAAAGATCATTTATGCAGAAAACATGGATTAGCTTTATGGAAGTAAACAGGTGGTGGTGACAAGTTTTTCTGCACCCACCAAAATCTGActttctgttggaaaaaaaccttTCTGTGTTGGAATATTAAACAACTAGAATCCTGAATTTAAGGGAAGGAACAACCCCGGAGTGTTGAGGAAACAAATTAGTTAATGCCAGCAATACAGACAgctaaaacaggaagtaaacagCTAGACAACCAACGTGACTAAACCTGTTGTTTGTAAgaattaacattaaattaatagCGACTCTCCAAACCTTCCTCCACCATGTTTACCCTCGGTGATTAGCTTCAgctgtgacttttttctttgtatctGAGCAAAGTCAATCAGAGAGTATTTGACTTTAGCTACAGAGTGATTGCaaatcagtattttattttttctttcattcaccACATTTAAAGCCTTAGCTAGATGAGACATTTTAGAGCTAAGAAGCATAGAAAAACTAGAGTTTGAATGGCAGAAGTTATGTTCTCTAAGAAACATTCTGATGTGCAAATTAAACCCTTACgaataaaacattgatttacTATGTGTTATTCTTGCACCACCACTGTGTGGCTTGGTGGTAGGGATATTTTGCAAAAGGTAAGACTCCTTTTACAAAGAAAGCAGCATAAAGTGCTCCAATTGCAGGGCTGAAGCCTGAAGCAAGGGAGAAAAGCACAGGGCAGGGTACCAAAAAACCTCAATACATTATAAAGATAACAGGTAGCAACATTATTCAAAGTCCCAAGCAGATTTAATTGTCTTAGTAAAGACTATATTAGTAGACAGCTTTTAtaatacacaaacacacctttCATTTCTACGGCACTTTAAACTCCAACTTTACTTCCAAATTGTTGGATATATGCTTTCTTGTTCAGATCTCCAAGTGTCTATTAATGCTGTGTGAACACACTGCATACTTCTCCTAAGCGTTGGTCTTCATGGACATACGCCAGGTTGTCTCTGCTTTGAGGCAAACAGATGATGCACAAATGACTGGACCTGACCACAAGGTTAAACTGTGTGTCGCTCAACTCAGCGTACCACCGCCTCAGTCTGCTGTCAAGCGATAAATCAGCCAGGGGCCTTTCATGTGAAAGCAGCCTAATGATGTTGGTCAGAACCACAGCTGAAACTATGGCTTCAATCTGAATGCTGCCAGGATTTTGGTTTATATTACATCTTTTTGTCACAAGGTCTAATTGGCACCATGGTAAACTACAGGCTGAGTGACTCTTCAAAGcaatttttgaactttttaaaatatatatatatctcagtggttgaaaatgaaaataactatTGTGAGCTACAAACCTAAATATGtggaaatgatcaaatattaatttcaaataagaaatgtaACTACTTGAGGTAGAGAACGTCCTAAAATGTGTTGCTTATGCACAAtattgtggggaaaaaattaatCTGACTTCAGTGGgatagtaatttttttctacaatgtATCACGCATTAGAGaactttgacagaaaaataattttaattctacAACATTTGAGGGCTTAAACTTTTGCAGAAGTGTAAATCCTCACAATCTTTCAGTTAAAACCTTGTTCAAAACACACCTAAATCTGGTTTGTAATCTTGAAAATCAGCACAAGAAGCAAAAAAGCTCTAAaatcagtgaaataaataattgtatttacACTTCTTCCTTCTAAAGTCTACCAACTTGGAAAATCTCTTTAGTCACTGCGGCCTTTTAGAACTGGAGACTTGTtccccacacacaaacacagtctGAATCCCTTGCCCACCTGCAGATGGCTCCCTGGCCAGGGATGATGTCACACTTGCCGTCATTGAGGCAAAAGTCTGTCTGCAGCTCACAGATGCTTTGACAAGGAAGGCCGTCAACACTGAAGTAGCCCGCATTACAGACACACTCCGCTTCCCCTGACCACTTGTTCACTTTACATTCTGCATACTCGTTGCACGCCTGGAACTTGCAGGGATCGGCTTGGTCACctagaaattaaaagcaattgataagaaaatatatacTTCAATTATAACAGGTACAAAGGAATTTCTATTCCGCTGCTTTTTTATCTTATAAtccaacataaaaataaaccttggattatgtgtttgtgtatgaaTCAGTAGTTGCTTTTTATGTTGCAATTTGGTCCACGTCAGCCACTAATCTCAGTGAAATACAACATTCAGAGGTATTCAGATTTacttgactgaaaataaaacttttgatgTATGCTGaacatcaatttatttttatttgattttaaatgaataatttttttttagtttgaaaaccctattttgtggagattttttaagtttataatttaattacatgCAAAGACTAATTTTATGTGCttgttggtttttctgttttgatagaacatgttttaaaagaaacgtataaaaaaattattatagaGCTGCTCATGCCTGTTCAATGATATTATGCATTTCTAAAgaatatgtttgcattttccCCAAAGTGCTATTTGTCACTTTTACAGCTCTTAGGATAttggaagggggaaaaaatggattaaattgcaaaaacaacaaaaatttgCACAACTCGcaccaaaacaaactgtttaaaaacacattttatatatatcaaTACACCAGTATACATCATTATTGATACAATGTTCACTCTGCCTGGTGCACAATGAGAACTCTGCTCCTCAGTATTGCCCTCTTTGGAGTTGTTTTAGTGAAAAGGGTGAGATcctctctgttctgttttgtgcaaaaatgtagaGCAGTTAAAGTTGCATTGAATTGTTTCCTCTACCTCTAAAAAGGGTTCAACCCTTGaatgttttactctttttattgcttttacaaatcaataagGATCCACATAATTTGgctttttgaagaaaacaatacaaaaaacacCATTTAATGCTAAAGTAAAAGTTATTCCACAAAATATGTCCAcctgttttaaaaaagactgATCAACAGAGGTCTAGGCAACTGGTGCTAGTAGTCTCTCAATGAGTGGAATGGAGATCACCTGAGTGCAGTGAGTGCATCTCTAATGAATGTGGTATAAAAACACCTGTGTCTGGAATAACCATTAACtgcttaaaatgtgtttctggcTACCATTACAgcatgaagataaaaaaaaacaaactccaagCAAGTTATTGAAAAGTATAAGCTGGCTATGAACAAACTCCCCTGGAGTCCaggtaaagtggaaggaaaatgtcaaATGTGTAAATCTGACTATCAGGCCATCCTCTCAAACTGAGTGACCGTGCAGGGAGGAGTCTGGTGGACTAGGCCACCAGGAGTTATAAGCTTCAGCAGCTGAGATCGGAGAGACTCTGCACGCAGCTGCTGTTGCCAAGGTTTTTTTCACCAGTCGATGCTTTATGGGACAgcggcaacaaaaaaaaaacaaaaaaaacaaaacactgttgAAGAAAACTCATTTCAAGGCTCGACTAAAGTTTGCCAAAAGGCACATGAGAGACTCCATGGTAAAGCAGAATGAAGTTATTTGATCCGACTACTTTCTgcctgtgtttgttgtttttaagcaaTGAGATTTACTGCtagtcatattttattttatcataaagTACCAGAACCAGCACATAATTGTATAGATTAAACAGTACTACTCAAGTACTCAGGGTTTAAGTAGCCTTTTTACACAGTATTTTGTTACTCTAACTTGACTAATATTTTGGCTATTCCACCCACCTTTGATTAAAGTTCAAAACAACACTTATAAAATTACTCAATTACCAtgtatttgagtaattttaaacATCAAGACACCTTAAGCTTTACAgcaacatcatttttatttatgttgttcgTGAGCCAGTTATTCCACACTCTCCATCTCACTGTTTTGTAGTTCAGATTTAGCAGGTCTACATCAGACAAGGCTGTAAGTATAGACATCAAATGATCATTCTAATGCTTCTGAAATCAGTCTTGTGAATAGAATTAACAATTGGCCTAGAGTGCATCTGCATAGTTCCTGTGTGGTTTATTCATGTAGATGTATAAAACACTTGGAGCCAAAGCAATGTAAAATACTGAAGAGAAGGCACTCTGCACTAGGAAACATCAGAATACAGATTTTGGGATTGGATTCCTCCCCTCCCGCGCTCTATATCAGGCTTTGTAATTGCATTATTGGCATGtgatttatgtttgtatttccaGACAGGCTCACTTTGATAATATCAGTCTGTTATTTTATTGGGTAGAAACAGATAAGCAAATCTGACAAAGTCCTCAAAAGCACATTTGTGGTAGCTTTCAGCACAATAAGGGTCTTTAGAAGCACATTTGGCTATATTAAAACTGGCATAAATCTTTTCATATGAAAACATTGCCATCCATTCCTTTTAGTTCAGCTATATTATTAGTGCATGATGTGATTCAGCAGTGTGTTGTTTTCTATCACTATGTTTCACACTAACCTTTTCAGTGATTAACTATAtgacaaatattacatttattctcaaaatgaaCAGTTGGTTCACAGTTGATTAGACAGTCTGAGAAATGTCAAGTATCAAAGGAGAAGCTTGGAcgacaatatttaaataatgaaagtaAACTGTTTAGCTCAACATTAAGACAATTATGGGCCGCTGTCAATTATGGGTTTGctgtgtaaacattgagtttatTTAGTGCAAGAAACTCACCCGACTCCACATCCAGAGAGTATTTATCAATGGCTAGATTCATGGTCTGGTACGCAGTGTTACAGAAGTCCTCTAGAATTAGATACACAGTGGTGGTGACGCCCCGGGCCACAGGCTTCCCAAACTTCATCCGACTGTTGACCACGATGCTCCCATTCCTGAAGTTCAAGATCTCCAGATTCTCAAAGTGGCTCAGGTTGGACTGAAGATAGGGCACAAGCTTggaagaaatagaaaaataggaTTTTGCAAGCTGCATGTGGACTcttaccaaaacaaatgcaacactGTCTGTGGTTACCAGTTCTAGGAAGCGCTGTTCCAAAGCCTTGTACTCTGGGGAGCTCTTGTTAAAGAGATCTTCAGAAAATACCATATTGGTCACTCTCAGGCTGAAGAAGACTATCAGAGCTCGCCTCGGGTTTATAGGCATGGCAATGCTGACTTGGTCTGTGCCTTGGGCCACACTGAATGGGGATCCAGTGCTGCCTTCCTCTGTCTGGTTTGTCGAGCCAAAATCATAGGGAATCAGGTCATATCCATGATCTTCAGGGGTGGCATCCAGGTCCTCCTGAGTGGTCTACCTCAACCAAACAaagaaatgtcttaaaaatgaGGCTTCTAATTAATACCATATCTTGTCTAtgcattttaatgaattaaaataattgtaactTTTTCTCCAAAGATTCTAGGGTAAAGGTGCAAGAGGCATACTTTTCAATGTAAAGTGATGTGTAAGGCTCAAAACTTATTACAATAGAGGTCCTTTATTGGATGTCGTATGAGTAATTGTCCTATCTTTGAAGGTCCTATGAATGCTCAACATTATACATTAATCAGACATAATGGCACGAACACTGACAGCTTAAGTGAACAACACtgattccatccatccatccattttctatacatcctttgtccctaatggggtcgggagggttgctggtgcctatccccagctaacggtCTGGGCGAGAGgaggggttcaccctggacaggtcaccagtctgtcgcagaacaACACTGATTACTTCTTTATTATGCCACCTATGAGTGGGTAGGAGATAAATGATAGAATTGaagattttgtctttaaaaatgaaaatgtgttggaCACCAGACAAATGGGAGCCTACGTATTTGACTGCATTTGAAATGGATTAAACTGTGATGGCTAAATAACTTGGTCTGAGCATCTCCCAAATAGCAGGTATTGAGAGGTGTTCCCAGTCTCCAATGATCAGGGTCTATCACAAAGCCACCTAGAGAAGGAACAGCGGTGAACTAGATTTTGCAAAAGTGGGAAGTAAAGGCTGGTCTGTGTTGTCTGTAGCTCATATTATTGAAGAATTTATTCCTGGTTCTTATAAAAAGCAGTCAGAATATACAGTGAATCACAGCTGCTGAAAAAACCCCACATTGGGCACATCAGTATCAGAATCTGACCAAGGAGCAGTGGAACTAGTTGGCCTGGTCCAAGGAATtaggtttgtttttacattttgtggaaagtgaattgtgtgtgagtgtgtgtttttgcaaactTGTGTAACCTATGGAACCAAGATGTACTAAGGGAAGAAGGCAAGATGTTGGAGGCAGTGGGGTGGTTTGGGCAATTCCTTGTTGGGGAACCTTGGGTCCCCATCCATGTGAATGCTACTTTGAAACATGCCACCTAACTAAGCTTTTATTGGATCATGTACAGCTCCTCATGAAAGCAGAATTATCCAACAGCTGTGTTCTCTGTCAATAGAAAAATGCTCAATCTACAGAACAACAATGGGTCAGAAATGTTTGAGGAGCACGAGAAGAATTGAACTGACCTCCACATTTCCCAGATCTCAATccaaaaaagtcagatttgtgtAGTAGTCATGTCACAACCTACAGAGACTAAATGATCTAGAGACTGTCTTGATTCCAGATGTTACAGTACATCTTCAGAAGTCTAGGGAAGTTTATAACTTGGCATGTCAGGTAGCAAAAGGGGGACTGGTACACTATAAGCCTGGCAGTCATAATGTTACGGTGCATTCAAATCAAGTCATTTTAAACTAGTTAAAGATTATTAAAGAAGATATTCTATTCTACATTGTAAAGAAACAACATTCAAGATGTTAATATCAACTTTACCTTTACCAGTGAAGTGATGGCTTTGTCAGGTAGGCCATCAAAATCTGGGACAATGGATGAGATGACGGTAAAAGGGGATTTCTTCTCTGGAGACAGGGAAGTTGGCAGTGGATGGCGTGGGAAGTCTGTCCCAGGTAACTTCGAATGGTCTCTGTTGACAAGCAAAATTCCCTCCTCCACAAGATCTCCTGCTAAGATCTCTGGTGTCAGAGGCGCCTCTTCCTCTATATCCTTGGCTTCAGACAAAGATCCCTCTTTCACTTCACTTTCATCACTCTCAATTGTCTCGTCAAAGCCTTTTTCATCAAATGCGGGTTCCTCAGGATAggtaaaaatcacattgatcCCTGCATTCTCGTCAGGGACTTTGTCAAACTTGCTAGAGTCCTTTGGTGCCTGAACCACAGGTTCATCAACATCAGAGTGCAGCGTGGTTTTGGCTACATCAGGCTCTGACACTTCAATTGGTATATTCACAGTCTCTAATGGGGGTAAAATAGCTGGCTGGCCTTGTTCTATTATGGTCTTAGTTAAAACTGTAGAGACCTCAGGCTTTTCTAAAATCTCAACCTCATCTTGGTGCCCCTCTTCAAAGGTTGTAGCAAGGGATTCCTCTCCAACTGAAGCACAATCAGCTTTTTCttgttcagtttctgatttAGCATCTTCAGTCACTACAAGAGATATTTGCTCTTCTTCAACGGATGGCTCAATTAAACTGTCCAGGTTTTCTCGGCCTGACCCAGAAGCCTCCATTTCTATTGGCGGCTCAGGCAATGTGGAGCTCTTTGGCGTCTCCTGAGAGGGAGGCTCAGGTAGGACCTCTTTAGGTGGGAAGATCTCTGGAGCAGGAGCTAGCACAACATCCTCTGGCAACAGATCTTCCTCCTCAATGGCTGCAACAAAGATGAAAAGACTTTATCTCTTTGATGTTGTTTTACAGCAACAGTTGGTCTCTATTTCAAAGttcaagaaaagaaagttgATAACATACTACCAGGTTCAGGTAGATTGGTGGTGAGTGCCGCCTCAGGTGACGCTAGTTCACTCTCCTCCAGAATAACAATGTCCTCTTCTGGTGCCAGGGTGTTGAGTCCTACTGGTGGTGATGATCCACCACCAGTAGGATGATCCAGGGTCAAGACTTCTGATGGGTCAATGCCCTGCAACACAAATAGGCTTTGTTAGCTAAACACAAGTCCATGTATGGATCCTTCCTGCAGACAGAAGGATCAGATTGGCCACGTACTTCACACTAAAGGGAGTTAGATGTGGAGGTAATCTGATTGGATTCCCTGTCATGATTCCTTTATAAGATCTATTTTCATTGGCAAACTGCTAAATCCATccacaaatagaaaaactgaagacAATACTGCAGACCGATTGCAAAACACATAAGCGCTTAACATGTACCTCTATCCTTTTACAGCTTTATATTAGTGAAGATCAGTAGACATAGTATGtctcaaacacattaaaagcatTAACAGTTTTTGATGGCATTTGATAGTCTTTTACATACCCGGCCCATATGGGTGTCAGTAGCTCAGTGATGGACAAGAAACATATGTGAAgatacccacacacacattttcgTAAAATATGTGTGTGGACAATTCTTTTGTCCACAAGAATCCCGTTCTGCACACACTTATGTGCAGATATGATTCTTGGATCGCTATTCTGCATTGGACAAACTGGAACCAATTCTGTTTCCAGTCTCTGGTCATCTTTACTCATAATTTTAAATGACTGTTGGATGTTCTGGCAACAGTCTGATAATAGAATCACTCATCCTGTAATCTATAGTTTGTCTGCTCTATGTCACATGCAAATAATATAATTCATTCTGATGGGTTTACTTGGCGCTGAACTTTTTCTTCCTGAATCAACGCCATGCAACGGTTGTAAAACACTCTTTCCATTAGACAAAACTGAACATTATACAGTTATCTTTAAATGGACTGGAAGACAACAGGTTCAGGTTTGTTAAAGGTCAACAAAAAAACGCTTTCTTACAACACTCTAGTTTAgtcaaagaaacagaaattttgtaatattattaattaaaggCTCAATTAAAATGTCCTAATGTAGTTCAGAAAAcagctgctttattttaaaattttatttgtctaaaGCTGGAAACTGTCTACCAGCAGATTTGGTCCTAAGAGCTTTGACACTTCTTACGGCCAGAGCTAGCTCGCCTGTCACACGTCAGTAAGGAACCATAGAGCTAATCCTGTTAGTAATATTGGATTAACGAGGTCGGACTCATAGTAAAGAATGGGATCTGTTCACACATTCAGACCAGACAAAACATATGGATGTGTTTCTCTTTAATTGGCTAATGATTTAAACacttacatttttcatatttgtaatttttatcttttcaaatattGGTAAAATGAAAGCTATAccttcagaaaaaatatattttagaaatgttagttttaagcttttttaacaTCAGGTTCGAATAACCAAGCCACTGttgcaaaatatttcagttatttgATTTTAGCTAGTATTGAGATTGCTTGCTATTCCTATAGAAATCTTGCTTGCTGTTTGATGTTATTGATGTTTAAAAGAATGTAAAATCCAGCGTGAAATGACACAGTGACAACCTGTAATTATATCAGtaagatttggaaaaaaaatctatttaatcaACTCCAAATTTAATTCAGAAAGGGTTTAGTTGGTACAAGAAAGAGCTTTCAGTtcaattattcataaaaaaaataaaccaattgtGATATGAAACTTGTGCAAAACAAGCACAAGAAAGCCCATATGACCACGGAAGATTTTAACTCTGGTGTGGTGCACTGTTGTTTCTGTCCAGGAATAGTAGTAGATTAGTATGGCAAGAGCCAACCTAATCCTCAAAGCCTTCACTTCATCCGTCCAGGGGAGCTCATCTGCTGGCTGCACTGGTGAAGTCTGGATACCATCTCAAGCCATTTACAGGTTATCGGAACATCAGTCATGCTGCAAATGTCAGCAACCTCAAACATCATTTATCAAGTTGGTGGAGCCTAAAATAGACCATCTGCAGGCAGATCGTTGAGGTGGCTACTCACCGTCGCTTCGTGTGCAACGCTGACAGGCTCAGGAATCTCAGACACTGTGGAaccagtggagaaaaaaaatattaaaacacattgtcacataaaaaaggagCATGGCCAAAGTTCAAATATTTTCGCAAGACATTGTCTGccaaagtttgttgttgtttcaccATTGCTGTCTTACATTTCAGCTTTTCTGGGTGTAAATATTAGGCACTGCAAGTAAAACCCATCACTGCACCAtaatcaaagcagaaaaacaaagctaagCTGTGCATTTAGGCTCTGCAGACACATATGTTGGCCATATGGGTGTTTAGCCTCCTTTTTTTATGTCACAGTCGATAAC
Encoded here:
- the impg2a gene encoding interphotoreceptor matrix proteoglycan 2; translation: MNQCQEGTVTVQDIGSYFSQSEEHQALVKQRMSHSVLKSEPTRSWKHMCSTPTPASSETVEAPELEEMDKGKDIAGIISPEVEESPLFNEITLQPTAAPVLEQVVELSILLTGEVFSNELRDPASLKFQTLSRDLAEKIEDALEGLPGFKSVSVIDFRPQKDTQWLDGIVVDYAVTVAVDGAGVSSEQLNYLTLQSNLVENSYREIKDPPTMVYAISEIKNIFTEPHPIDEMESVSEIPEPVSVAHEATGIDPSEVLTLDHPTGGGSSPPVGLNTLAPEEDIVILEESELASPEAALTTNLPEPGTIEEEDLLPEDVVLAPAPEIFPPKEVLPEPPSQETPKSSTLPEPPIEMEASGSGRENLDSLIEPSVEEEQISLVVTEDAKSETEQEKADCASVGEESLATTFEEGHQDEVEILEKPEVSTVLTKTIIEQGQPAILPPLETVNIPIEVSEPDVAKTTLHSDVDEPVVQAPKDSSKFDKVPDENAGINVIFTYPEEPAFDEKGFDETIESDESEVKEGSLSEAKDIEEEAPLTPEILAGDLVEEGILLVNRDHSKLPGTDFPRHPLPTSLSPEKKSPFTVISSIVPDFDGLPDKAITSLVKTTQEDLDATPEDHGYDLIPYDFGSTNQTEEGSTGSPFSVAQGTDQVSIAMPINPRRALIVFFSLRVTNMVFSEDLFNKSSPEYKALEQRFLELLVPYLQSNLSHFENLEILNFRNGSIVVNSRMKFGKPVARGVTTTVYLILEDFCNTAYQTMNLAIDKYSLDVESGDQADPCKFQACNEYAECKVNKWSGEAECVCNAGYFSVDGLPCQSICELQTDFCLNDGKCDIIPGQGAICRCRVGENWWYRGEHCEEYVSEPLVVGIAIASVAGFLFVASGVLFFLARTLRDQYDKEESEDPVRRVESLPSLERATKYNPMYESEATTGYSHYYRRYPEAPMYSSASAEASTDFSSEEIRHIYENSELTKEEIQDRIRIIELYAKDRQFADFVRQHQAVLDTQRESSSMHT